The Dreissena polymorpha isolate Duluth1 chromosome 4, UMN_Dpol_1.0, whole genome shotgun sequence region GACGCGTGTTTTTGTGGATAAAAATAGTTTAATAACTCACTTATTTATTGCCATTTcttacttctatcaaagcattcgTTATTGCCGTTAACTTTTATGTCACGTCCATTGCAAATACATTATTATGTCCATtcataaacacaaaaaataagtAAAAGTTGTAATATTTTCAATCGTGAAAATGAATaagcaaatattgtttaagataataATTGTCAGTGAaagtaaaataaaagtaaaatgtattgaaacagTCTGTTATATTCTGAAAAATAACAGGTAATTTTACCATTAGTTGTTTCGCACTGAAAACAGTGTTCTGACATGGACTTCTTTTAATAATTTAGAATTTGCCAAATTGCATGACCgtattatacaacatatttattgtacaaatattagttttaaaataCGGGTTAGTTACAGTATAtagagtgttgtttttttttgtttcagagtTATCATGAagttacaaaatgcattattaccAATACTATTGGGTCTACATATCGTCTTGATTAACGGTAAGATTTTGTTGTCTTCCTCACGCAATATACGGTTATTTACGAGCGTATATATATCAGTTATGCAATCTTGCAGTGTATATTAtatcttttttttcagaaataatagaagttcatattttatttaatgtaaattgaattttaaagtaaaacGCGTTTTGTTGTAGTAATTTTAAATAACTTCCAGATCACTcggttattattattgttatttgatatttgtaaaacGCATAAGAAGAACACATAAGAAGACTGTAAAGTATTTACAATAATACAGTATGCATAACTGATTCTCTGTGAAAAAGATCAAATCCTTAATTGCATAACAATGATGAATATATGCCCAGGCAAAATATGGTTCTTGGCTTCATGAATGCTGAGATGGTTGGAGGAACATGTTCACAAATAACAATTTTGATCTAAAAAAAGGTCATAGATTCAAAAGAGCatgcatgcattttattttaagtagCAATATAACACTCCAGACTAAGGCAACTGCTGACTATATATGTTCATTTATTGATAACAATCCACTGAAATCGGTCAAATTATAATGTGTCTATTACGCTTTTCGtcgataattaaaaaacaacaacttgtatttgttaaaaGTCTCCTTCAAAACTAAGAAGTCCGCGTTGCGTTGTTGTGGCGCGTGTTTGCTCCAGTGTTAGATTTCGAGCCAGATGGACGTCATATttcttacttttatatttttcttgttttttttttaattactcaaAACTATTCCAATTATAATGATTTTGTTAGTTAATTGATtaatgacaaattaaaaaaaaacatctgttAACaagccttttttaaattgttaaatcaaTAATTTTTTACCTGAATAATTTCAGCAAATCACATGCAAGCGGAATTTTCGAGGAGTCAGCAGGCAACGCTCGGACAATCTATCGGTAACTTTGGCCACTCGACAGGAAATATCGACCAGTCGTCAGGAAACTTCGGTCAGTCGTCAGATAATTTCGGTATTGCTACAGAAAACTTCGGTCTGACGTCAGATAATTTCGGTTTGTCAACAGGCAACTTCGGTCAGTCGACGGGACCCTTCGATCAGGCGTCAGGAAATTTTGTTCAATCTTCCGGAAATTTCGGCCAGACCACAGGAAGTGTTGATCAGTCATCTGGAATTTCAGACCGATCGTCTGGCAACTTTGGTCAGTCTTTTGGGCAATTTGAGCAGTCATTTGTGAACTCTGGGCAGCGATCAACCGGTAACTTCGGCCAGTCAACAGGAAACTTTGGCCAGTCAACAGATAACTTAGGCCAGTCAACAAGTAACTTTGGCCAGCAGCAATCAACCGGAAACTTTGGCCAGCAGTCAAGACGGTTGATGGGACCATCAAACTTTGCTATGTCGGCTCCCTCTACCGGTAAACA contains the following coding sequences:
- the LOC127879554 gene encoding uncharacterized protein LOC127879554, encoding MKLQNALLPILLGLHIVLINANHMQAEFSRSQQATLGQSIGNFGHSTGNIDQSSGNFGQSSDNFGIATENFGLTSDNFGLSTGNFGQSTGPFDQASGNFVQSSGNFGQTTGSVDQSSGISDRSSGNFGQSFGQFEQSFVNSGQRSTGNFGQSTGNFGQSTDNLGQSTSNFGQQQSTGNFGQQSRRLMGPSNFAMSAPSTVDFFNSNLQLDNIMPSAEIGPSANARIQGMGQGGGRSRGGRHQMMTPRRGVPNGGIQEDPDFIRRILGSTTIGRELRMGELGLPRHGGAGQGERHANGLLDGWDGNPQTLQQVSRGWADPFRGQPIPQVPIGFSGNFGAISGFSAFSNRLFR